From a single Nostoc edaphicum CCNP1411 genomic region:
- a CDS encoding ABC exporter membrane fusion protein, whose translation MAVNKESRLFTKPVGRSQIILAASLTLAAGLIAFYSLVPFWSKPKVETAPANPPKAATPAKVAVTALGRLEPEGQVTSLTAPASNNGVRVDRLLVKEGDTVKAGQLLAYLENYGRSRTALQQALDQLQVAKAKLAQVKSGAKTGDIDAQKAAIARLEPQYKGDVATQEATIARIQAEVDNAQAENDRYQQLYRQGAIAASIADSKALQLKTTQQQLAEAQATLKRTQDTFQEQLKQAQAQLTSISEVRSVDVQVAQTEVNSATTSVQQAKADLDLSYIKSPINGKVLKIHAKTGEVINTNTGFAEIGKTSQMYVIAEVYQTDVQKVRVGQKATINSTAFNGTLKGTVKEIGWQVDKQSIFSLNPGSDTDRRIIEVKISIDNPADSERVARLTNLQVDVAIQI comes from the coding sequence ATGGCAGTAAATAAAGAAAGCCGATTATTCACAAAACCCGTAGGTAGATCGCAAATAATTTTAGCAGCTTCTCTAACTCTAGCGGCTGGATTAATCGCTTTTTATAGTTTGGTACCGTTTTGGTCTAAACCTAAAGTTGAGACAGCGCCAGCGAATCCTCCAAAAGCTGCTACGCCTGCGAAAGTTGCTGTGACAGCCTTGGGACGTTTGGAGCCAGAAGGCCAAGTTACTTCTTTGACTGCTCCTGCTTCTAATAATGGGGTACGAGTAGACAGACTATTAGTAAAAGAAGGAGATACGGTTAAAGCAGGGCAATTATTGGCGTATCTAGAAAATTATGGTCGTTCTAGAACCGCATTGCAACAGGCTTTAGACCAACTGCAAGTTGCCAAAGCTAAACTAGCGCAGGTGAAATCTGGAGCGAAAACCGGAGATATCGATGCTCAAAAGGCTGCGATCGCACGTTTAGAGCCACAATATAAAGGGGACGTTGCTACCCAAGAGGCGACAATTGCCCGCATCCAGGCGGAAGTAGACAATGCTCAAGCTGAAAACGATCGCTATCAGCAATTATATAGACAAGGTGCGATCGCGGCTTCAATAGCAGATAGCAAAGCTTTGCAACTAAAGACTACCCAACAGCAGCTAGCAGAAGCTCAAGCCACCCTCAAGCGAACTCAAGACACATTCCAAGAACAACTCAAGCAAGCACAAGCACAACTCACCAGTATTAGCGAAGTGCGTAGTGTAGATGTTCAAGTCGCACAAACCGAAGTCAACAGTGCAACAACATCTGTTCAACAAGCAAAAGCCGACTTGGATTTAAGTTATATAAAATCTCCCATAAATGGCAAAGTTTTGAAAATTCACGCCAAAACTGGAGAAGTAATCAACACCAACACCGGATTTGCTGAAATAGGTAAGACATCTCAAATGTATGTGATTGCAGAGGTGTATCAAACCGATGTTCAAAAAGTGCGTGTAGGACAAAAAGCCACCATTAACAGCACTGCATTTAATGGAACATTAAAAGGAACTGTCAAAGAAATTGGTTGGCAAGTTGATAAACAAAGTATCTTCAGTCTCAACCCTGGTTCAGATACAGACCGCCGAATAATTGAAGTGAAAATCTCCATCGATAATCCCGCAGATAGTGAGCGGGTGGCTCGTTTAACCAACTTACAGGTAGATGTCGCCATTCAGATTTAG
- the devC gene encoding ABC transporter permease DevC, with amino-acid sequence MIFKIPLAWLQLAQQKVRLLVAVAGIGFIVLLMFVQLGFQDALYSSATAVHQNLKGDLFLVSSQYKSLTSNQSFSRTRLYQSLGFNGVESVSPMYLQFAKLKNPATGEKYSIYVIGFDPGRPVMNIPEVEKNLDKLKTPDVMLFDRGSRPEFGPIAEKFNAGETAQTIEIFPFNSLIGYRVRIGGLFTLGPSFGVDGNLLVSDSTFLRINPNTRPADMIDVGLISLKPGTNAETVLKNLQASLPNDVQVFTRQGFIDFEKQYWAVRTPIGFILNLMLTMAAVVGVVIVYQILYSNIATQFVAYATLKAIGYANSYLLNVVFQQALILAILGYIPGFITSVLLYSFAAEATKLPIMMTTNNAVIVLTSTVLMCITSGALAINKLRSADPGDIF; translated from the coding sequence ATGATTTTCAAAATTCCTTTAGCATGGCTACAGCTAGCCCAGCAAAAAGTTCGTTTACTAGTAGCTGTAGCCGGAATTGGTTTTATTGTGCTGCTAATGTTTGTGCAACTTGGTTTTCAAGATGCCCTTTATTCCAGTGCAACTGCTGTACATCAAAATCTCAAGGGAGATTTATTTTTAGTTAGTTCGCAATATAAATCTTTGACCTCAAATCAAAGTTTTTCGCGGACTCGTTTGTATCAATCTCTGGGGTTTAATGGCGTAGAGTCAGTTAGCCCCATGTATTTGCAATTTGCCAAACTAAAAAATCCGGCAACTGGTGAGAAATATTCAATATACGTTATTGGTTTCGATCCAGGTAGACCTGTGATGAATATCCCAGAAGTTGAAAAAAATTTAGATAAACTCAAAACTCCCGATGTCATGCTTTTTGACCGGGGTTCTCGCCCAGAATTTGGCCCAATAGCTGAAAAATTTAATGCGGGAGAGACTGCACAGACAATTGAAATATTTCCCTTCAATTCATTAATTGGTTATCGGGTTAGAATCGGTGGCTTATTCACATTAGGGCCTTCCTTTGGGGTAGATGGAAATTTACTCGTTAGTGATTCAACTTTCTTGAGGATAAATCCTAATACTCGTCCGGCAGATATGATTGATGTCGGTTTGATTTCCCTCAAACCTGGTACTAATGCAGAAACAGTACTAAAAAATTTGCAAGCAAGTTTGCCTAATGATGTCCAAGTTTTTACCCGCCAAGGCTTCATTGATTTTGAGAAACAATACTGGGCTGTCAGAACACCCATTGGTTTTATTCTTAACTTGATGTTGACAATGGCTGCGGTTGTTGGGGTGGTTATTGTTTATCAAATTCTTTACAGCAATATTGCTACACAGTTCGTTGCTTACGCCACTTTAAAAGCCATCGGTTATGCCAATAGCTATTTATTAAATGTGGTATTTCAACAAGCTTTGATTTTAGCAATTTTAGGTTATATCCCAGGATTTATTACTTCTGTTTTGTTATATAGCTTTGCAGCAGAAGCAACTAAACTACCAATAATGATGACCACTAATAATGCAGTGATTGTCTTAACTTCAACAGTTTTAATGTGCATAACATCAGGAGCGCTTGCGATCAACAAACTCCGCTCCGCAGATCCGGGAGATATTTTCTAA
- a CDS encoding NAD-dependent epimerase/dehydratase family protein — protein sequence MNLNNKTLLITGINEFVGLRTAELAIAQGMKVRGLQSSTEQNKQLQNLGVEVIIGSITDSTIAQKACQGVDIVLHTEQIAEEAGAIKHFRDVNVGGSVNIAEAAKQAGVKTFVHLSSVMVYGFNYPDGVTESGPLSGENNPYCQTKIEAETAVLELNHPPDLGIIVIRAGDVYGPGSIPWIVRPILMMRQKLFACANDAKGVINHVYIDNLINGIFLAIEKETYGEIFNITDGQETSWKEYFMRLAAMEDLQAPLSLSKDEIKLFLKLRVQGQKLFRKKVDILPESIDFMTRPYACSIVKAQNLLNYKPAIDLEEGMQRTHEWLQKTDIQSLMK from the coding sequence ATGAACCTCAACAACAAAACCCTCCTAATTACTGGGATTAATGAATTTGTCGGTTTGCGTACAGCCGAGTTAGCCATAGCGCAAGGAATGAAGGTTCGGGGACTACAAAGTTCTACAGAACAGAACAAACAATTACAGAATTTAGGTGTAGAGGTAATTATTGGTAGTATTACCGATTCTACTATTGCTCAAAAGGCTTGTCAGGGAGTAGATATCGTTTTACATACAGAGCAAATTGCCGAAGAAGCTGGTGCAATTAAGCATTTTCGTGATGTGAATGTTGGCGGTAGCGTCAACATAGCTGAAGCCGCTAAACAAGCTGGTGTCAAAACATTTGTGCATTTATCCAGTGTGATGGTTTACGGTTTCAACTATCCTGATGGTGTTACAGAATCCGGCCCACTTTCTGGCGAAAATAATCCCTACTGTCAAACGAAAATAGAAGCTGAAACAGCAGTATTAGAACTGAATCATCCTCCAGATTTGGGTATCATTGTTATTCGAGCCGGTGATGTTTACGGCCCAGGAAGTATCCCCTGGATAGTCAGACCAATTCTGATGATGCGCCAAAAGTTATTTGCCTGTGCCAATGATGCTAAAGGAGTTATCAATCACGTATATATAGATAATCTGATTAATGGCATCTTTCTCGCGATAGAAAAAGAAACCTACGGTGAAATATTTAATATCACCGATGGACAAGAAACTTCGTGGAAAGAGTATTTTATGCGTTTAGCAGCAATGGAAGATTTACAAGCACCCCTTTCATTGTCGAAAGATGAAATCAAGTTGTTTCTAAAGCTACGCGTTCAAGGACAAAAACTTTTTCGGAAAAAAGTTGATATCTTACCAGAGTCTATAGATTTTATGACTCGTCCCTACGCTTGTTCTATTGTCAAAGCACAAAACCTGTTAAATTATAAACCAGCAATTGACCTCGAAGAAGGAATGCAGCGAACACATGAATGGCTGCAAAAAACAGATATTCAAAGCTTGATGAAATAA
- a CDS encoding glycosyltransferase family 2 protein, which translates to MSSNQPRLSIGLPVYNGEKFIKAAIDSLLDQTFEDFELIISDNASTDKTEEICRAYAEQDKRICYYRNDKNIGCARNFNRVFQLSSGEYFKWAAYDDLHSPDFIKKCVEVLDQDPSIILCHSQAYFIDEQGNYLQNYNIKLKADALKPHERFHELLIKHLCYQCYGVIRASALRMIPPMGGYGNADGILLLRLGLLGRFYEIPEYLFFPRSHPQQSMSMFFPNYLLFADKNDKSLLSTMPDYYAYSVWFDSAKKGQILLPHWRIIWEYILSIWLSPLSLDERLCCHRSLHQQLKGTEYLLLKDLLIALQRLWKGSQPLSMQEQQVTL; encoded by the coding sequence ATGAGTAGTAATCAGCCACGATTAAGCATCGGATTACCTGTATACAATGGTGAAAAATTTATCAAAGCAGCCATAGATTCACTCTTGGATCAGACCTTTGAAGATTTTGAATTAATTATTTCAGATAATGCATCTACAGATAAAACTGAGGAAATTTGTAGAGCTTACGCCGAACAAGACAAACGTATTTGTTACTACCGTAATGACAAGAATATAGGTTGCGCTCGTAACTTTAATCGCGTCTTTCAATTGTCTTCGGGTGAGTATTTTAAATGGGCAGCCTATGATGATCTACATTCTCCAGATTTTATCAAGAAGTGTGTTGAGGTGCTTGACCAAGATCCTAGCATAATCTTGTGTCACTCCCAGGCATATTTCATTGATGAACAGGGGAATTATCTCCAAAATTACAATATCAAACTCAAGGCAGATGCACTAAAACCACACGAGCGTTTTCACGAATTGCTAATCAAACATTTATGTTATCAATGTTATGGAGTAATTCGCGCCAGTGCCCTGAGAATGATACCACCTATGGGTGGTTATGGTAATGCAGATGGAATTCTCTTGTTAAGGCTTGGTCTTCTTGGTCGGTTTTATGAAATCCCTGAATACCTGTTTTTTCCCAGAAGCCATCCACAACAATCAATGAGTATGTTCTTTCCCAATTACTTACTGTTCGCTGATAAGAATGACAAATCATTATTGAGTACAATGCCTGATTATTATGCATATTCAGTGTGGTTTGATTCAGCAAAGAAAGGACAAATTTTATTACCACATTGGAGAATAATCTGGGAGTATATACTTTCTATTTGGCTTAGTCCGCTGAGTTTGGATGAGCGGCTGTGTTGTCATAGAAGTCTACATCAGCAGTTGAAAGGGACAGAATATCTTTTGCTGAAAGATTTGCTAATAGCACTGCAAAGACTATGGAAAGGTTCGCAACCTCTATCAATGCAAGAACAGCAAGTCACACTTTAA
- a CDS encoding DUF2141 domain-containing protein encodes MLKLSQLSHVLLATLVSLSFAKTVNAEPTTTLSVVVNGIRHQKGEVCFRVYASEKGFPMSSTSEAQSGCAKITGNSVTKEFSGLKPGTYAVAVVDDQNGDRKLNKDFFGIPTEGFGISKNPTVSIQTGTPKFRDASFVVNKNTTVNIIMKYSLDS; translated from the coding sequence ATGCTGAAACTATCTCAACTATCTCATGTTTTGCTTGCTACTTTAGTGAGCCTCAGCTTTGCTAAAACAGTGAATGCAGAGCCAACAACAACACTAAGTGTGGTTGTAAATGGAATACGTCACCAAAAAGGTGAGGTTTGCTTCAGAGTTTACGCAAGTGAAAAAGGATTTCCGATGAGTAGTACTAGTGAAGCTCAAAGTGGCTGCGCTAAGATTACTGGCAATTCTGTAACAAAAGAATTTTCCGGCTTGAAGCCTGGAACTTATGCTGTCGCCGTAGTTGATGATCAAAATGGCGATCGCAAACTCAATAAAGACTTTTTCGGTATTCCCACAGAAGGTTTTGGTATTTCCAAAAATCCAACTGTATCCATACAAACAGGTACACCAAAGTTTCGTGATGCCAGTTTTGTTGTAAACAAAAATACAACTGTCAATATCATCATGAAATATTCGCTGGATTCGTAA
- a CDS encoding glycosyltransferase — protein sequence MEDLAIFLSKSLTGWLFIQVCFTLVFIWYLRSSKKNLLPDDQLPKTAVILCLRGADPFLPRCLRSLLNQNYPQYDLKLIVDSHEDPAWKIASETITEQEATNVQISSLRIVRNNCSLKCSSLIQAVGELDDSYKVVALVDADTIVHVNWLRELVSPLRDAKVGATTGNRWYVPTGRYWGSLVRYAGNVSTVVQMFIFQIPWGGTLAVKTEVLRQTELLDKWGQALGEDFMMHDILKKQGLQIKFVPSLLTVNREETDLFNLIDYLKRLILYSRLYHPRWLALVSEAVSSILFPTTVIILVLESLLQAKWEAAALLLGCYGVYTVGLLLIMLVLELEIQRVIRSNDQAIAKLSVATIIKMLIAIPLTQWVYGLAMLSSLWTSTVTWRGVSYRVQGPWNVRLIEYRPYQWLDQPIDSKVSL from the coding sequence ATGGAAGATTTGGCAATATTTCTATCTAAGTCTTTGACGGGTTGGTTGTTTATTCAGGTGTGTTTCACCCTTGTCTTTATATGGTATCTGCGCTCATCTAAAAAAAACTTATTACCAGATGATCAGTTACCCAAAACCGCAGTAATTCTTTGCTTACGCGGAGCTGATCCGTTTTTGCCTAGATGTTTGCGATCGCTCCTAAATCAAAACTATCCACAGTATGATTTAAAATTAATCGTTGATAGCCACGAAGATCCCGCTTGGAAAATTGCCAGTGAAACCATCACAGAGCAAGAAGCGACCAACGTTCAAATTAGCTCTTTGAGAATAGTACGCAACAATTGTAGTCTCAAATGTAGCTCTTTAATCCAAGCTGTCGGTGAGTTGGATGATTCTTACAAGGTGGTTGCTTTAGTAGATGCTGATACTATAGTCCATGTGAATTGGCTCAGAGAATTAGTCAGTCCTTTAAGGGATGCGAAAGTAGGGGCGACAACAGGTAATCGTTGGTATGTACCTACAGGCAGGTATTGGGGATCTTTAGTGCGCTACGCCGGCAATGTATCCACAGTCGTGCAAATGTTTATCTTCCAAATCCCTTGGGGTGGAACTTTGGCTGTGAAAACAGAAGTGCTTCGCCAAACAGAACTGCTTGATAAGTGGGGACAAGCTTTAGGCGAAGATTTTATGATGCACGACATCCTCAAAAAACAGGGGTTGCAAATAAAGTTTGTGCCTTCGCTGTTGACGGTAAATCGTGAAGAGACTGATTTATTCAATTTAATAGATTATCTCAAGCGCCTCATTCTTTATTCTCGACTCTATCACCCACGTTGGTTAGCTTTAGTTAGTGAGGCTGTTTCTAGCATTTTGTTTCCGACTACAGTTATCATCTTAGTTCTAGAGTCGTTGTTACAGGCAAAATGGGAAGCTGCGGCTCTCTTGTTAGGCTGCTATGGAGTCTATACTGTCGGATTACTCTTGATCATGCTTGTGTTGGAATTAGAGATACAGCGAGTGATTCGCTCTAATGACCAGGCGATCGCAAAATTATCAGTTGCTACAATCATCAAAATGTTGATTGCAATTCCCTTAACGCAGTGGGTTTATGGGTTAGCGATGCTATCATCCCTGTGGACATCAACAGTCACCTGGCGCGGTGTCAGCTATCGAGTTCAAGGGCCCTGGAATGTCCGGCTAATTGAATATCGCCCTTATCAATGGTTAGATCAGCCTATTGATAGCAAGGTTTCTCTTTGA
- a CDS encoding glycosyltransferase, with translation MTKQKLRIALFTGLYAPFLTGVSVAVHQRVRWLLEQGHEVFLIHPQINDRYPKNVGDRPMAGLEEIQSFPNFSAYAFPTEPLVFYKSLPQPLSYRHWSDTKLLEKFKPDIIVVEEAAQMRGLYSFFLQGYGRPIGTQYAKRTGTPIISLFHTDIVAYIKYYFGDKFFNLVRPIVPVLVKQFSESYDFNYFSSKEQLTKYEELKCQRAEYVAYQGIDCEKFHPRNISYNPIPNDNRPTLLFVGRITPEKNVNQLLDIFPVIAAKIPDVHLVIVGSGPLDEEIRERAKKFGSGVTVWGESHGTELLGWFARADVFVNPSVTENFCTTNNEALASGTPLVAVVAPSTSEQVSPGRNGFLAQPNNPTDFAQKVIAILENPDLKADMTRHARPSILEFDWSACMQKFEEKLYQIVEGSQKVEVGTGAIRR, from the coding sequence ATGACTAAGCAAAAACTTCGCATTGCACTATTTACAGGGTTGTACGCTCCTTTCTTGACTGGAGTTTCAGTCGCAGTTCACCAACGGGTTCGTTGGTTGCTAGAGCAAGGACATGAGGTTTTTTTAATCCATCCACAAATCAACGATCGCTACCCCAAAAATGTTGGCGATCGCCCTATGGCAGGTTTAGAGGAAATCCAATCTTTCCCTAATTTCTCTGCTTACGCATTCCCTACAGAACCACTAGTATTCTACAAGTCTCTTCCTCAACCATTGAGCTATCGACATTGGAGCGATACCAAGTTGCTGGAGAAATTCAAACCCGACATTATCGTGGTTGAAGAAGCCGCCCAAATGAGAGGTTTATACTCATTTTTCTTGCAAGGTTATGGTCGCCCTATCGGCACTCAATACGCAAAACGAACAGGCACGCCAATAATATCACTCTTCCATACTGATATTGTTGCATATATCAAATATTACTTTGGGGATAAATTCTTTAACTTGGTTCGTCCCATCGTTCCTGTTTTAGTCAAGCAATTTAGTGAGTCTTATGACTTCAATTACTTTTCTTCTAAAGAACAACTCACTAAATACGAAGAACTGAAATGCCAACGCGCCGAGTATGTCGCTTATCAAGGCATCGATTGCGAAAAATTTCACCCACGAAACATTTCTTACAACCCAATTCCTAATGATAACCGCCCGACTCTTTTGTTTGTCGGACGTATTACACCCGAAAAGAATGTCAACCAACTGCTTGATATATTTCCAGTCATAGCTGCCAAAATTCCTGATGTCCATCTGGTGATTGTTGGTAGTGGCCCTCTCGATGAGGAGATCCGGGAGCGTGCCAAAAAGTTTGGATCGGGTGTTACTGTATGGGGCGAGTCTCACGGTACAGAACTTTTAGGTTGGTTTGCTAGAGCGGATGTTTTTGTCAACCCCTCTGTGACCGAGAACTTCTGCACTACAAATAACGAAGCACTAGCATCTGGAACCCCTCTGGTTGCCGTTGTTGCACCGTCAACCTCGGAACAAGTATCTCCTGGTCGTAACGGCTTTCTTGCCCAACCCAACAACCCCACAGACTTCGCCCAAAAGGTGATTGCGATTCTAGAAAATCCCGACTTGAAAGCAGATATGACTCGGCACGCTCGCCCTTCTATACTCGAATTTGATTGGTCGGCATGTATGCAAAAATTTGAAGAAAAACTCTACCAAATCGTTGAAGGATCACAGAAGGTGGAGGTAGGTACAGGCGCTATAAGACGATAA
- the prmA gene encoding 50S ribosomal protein L11 methyltransferase has translation MANTWWELNILCEPDLEESIFWRLEDFGCRGTASESKGDSSLVRAYLPTIQTQLLDLAALSLWLRQDALCVGVSSPSLQWQLIDEEDWATSWKQYWHPQEIGDRFLINPAWLPLPETTERLVIRLDPGVAFGTGNHATTQLCLESLEMRLSGVPQSFVGTGGKHEHLIIADIGCGSGILSIGALLLGAEKVYAVDTDPLAVQSTNSNGALNDISPERLLPALGSVDVLTKLLENPVDGIVCNILAHVIIELIPEMSAIAKPETWAIFSGILLEQSKAVADALEQNGWVVATLWKRKEWCCLNVRRS, from the coding sequence ATGGCAAACACCTGGTGGGAATTAAATATTTTATGTGAGCCAGACCTAGAAGAATCGATCTTTTGGCGACTGGAAGATTTTGGCTGTCGTGGTACAGCTAGTGAAAGTAAAGGAGATTCATCTTTAGTAAGGGCTTATTTGCCAACAATTCAAACACAGCTACTAGATTTGGCGGCGCTATCGCTGTGGCTGCGTCAAGATGCCCTCTGTGTAGGAGTTTCGTCTCCTTCCCTACAATGGCAATTAATTGATGAGGAAGATTGGGCGACTAGCTGGAAACAATATTGGCATCCGCAGGAAATAGGCGATCGCTTCCTAATTAACCCCGCGTGGCTACCATTACCAGAAACAACCGAACGCCTAGTGATTCGCCTTGATCCTGGTGTAGCATTTGGTACGGGCAACCATGCCACTACTCAGCTATGTTTGGAATCCCTGGAAATGCGGCTTAGTGGGGTTCCTCAGTCCTTTGTGGGTACTGGCGGCAAACATGAACATCTGATAATTGCAGATATTGGCTGTGGTTCTGGCATCCTTTCCATTGGGGCGCTGCTATTAGGTGCAGAGAAAGTCTATGCAGTAGATACTGACCCGTTGGCGGTGCAATCAACTAACAGTAATGGTGCGCTGAACGACATTAGTCCAGAACGTTTACTACCAGCACTAGGAAGTGTAGACGTTTTGACAAAACTGCTTGAAAATCCAGTTGATGGTATCGTTTGCAATATTTTGGCTCATGTAATTATTGAATTAATTCCAGAAATGAGTGCGATCGCAAAACCTGAAACTTGGGCGATCTTCAGTGGTATTTTACTAGAACAATCTAAAGCTGTTGCTGACGCCTTAGAACAAAATGGTTGGGTTGTCGCTACTCTGTGGAAACGAAAAGAATGGTGTTGCTTAAATGTACGTCGTTCTTAA
- the serA gene encoding phosphoglycerate dehydrogenase, producing the protein MSKVLVSDSIDQAGIDILSQVATVDVKLGLKPAELIAIIGEYDALMIRSGTRVTQEIIDAGTQLKIIGRAGVGVDNVDVPAATRRGIVVVNSPEGNTIAAAEHALAMILALSRHIPDANASVKRGAWDRNSFVGAEVYKKTLGVVGLGKIGSHVAAVAKTMGMKLLAYDPFISTERAEQIGCQLVELDLLFQQADYITLHIPKTPETTHLINATTLAKMKPTARIINCARGGIIDEVALAAAIKAGKIGGAALDVFESEPLGESELRSLGKEVILTPHLGASTTEAQVNVAIDVAEQIRDVLLGLPARSAVNIPGLGPDVLEELKPYMQLAETLGNLVGQLAGGRVEVLNIRLQGELATNKSQPLIVAALKGLLYQALRERVNYVNASIEAKERGIRVIETRDASIRDYAGTLHLEATGTLGTHSVTGALLGEREIHLTDVDGFPINVPPSKYMLFTLHRDMPGIIGKLGSLLGSFNVNIASMQVGRKIVRGDAVMALSIDDPLPEGILDEIIKVPGIRDAYTVTL; encoded by the coding sequence ATGTCTAAGGTTCTTGTCTCTGATTCGATTGACCAAGCTGGAATTGACATTCTTTCGCAAGTTGCTACCGTTGATGTCAAACTAGGTCTAAAACCAGCGGAACTGATCGCAATTATTGGTGAGTATGACGCGCTGATGATTCGCTCTGGTACGCGCGTCACTCAAGAAATCATTGATGCCGGCACTCAGCTAAAAATCATCGGTCGTGCTGGTGTGGGTGTGGATAATGTGGATGTTCCCGCAGCCACACGTCGGGGAATTGTGGTAGTCAATTCTCCAGAGGGAAATACAATTGCTGCGGCTGAACACGCGCTAGCGATGATTTTGGCTTTGTCTCGCCACATCCCCGATGCTAACGCTTCGGTGAAACGCGGTGCGTGGGATCGCAATAGTTTTGTTGGTGCGGAAGTCTACAAAAAAACTCTCGGCGTTGTCGGTTTGGGTAAAATTGGCTCCCATGTTGCGGCTGTAGCTAAGACAATGGGGATGAAACTCCTTGCTTATGACCCTTTTATTTCTACAGAACGAGCCGAACAAATTGGCTGTCAGTTGGTGGAACTAGATTTACTCTTCCAGCAAGCAGACTATATCACCCTCCACATCCCGAAAACCCCAGAAACTACCCACTTAATCAATGCCACAACTCTGGCAAAAATGAAACCCACAGCCCGGATTATTAACTGTGCTCGTGGTGGGATCATTGATGAAGTAGCTTTAGCAGCAGCTATAAAAGCGGGTAAAATCGGTGGTGCAGCCTTGGATGTGTTCGAGTCAGAACCACTGGGTGAATCTGAATTGCGATCGCTAGGAAAGGAAGTTATCCTCACCCCCCACTTGGGAGCCTCCACCACGGAAGCTCAAGTAAATGTAGCCATTGATGTTGCCGAACAAATTCGGGATGTACTTTTAGGACTACCAGCACGTTCAGCCGTAAACATTCCCGGACTCGGCCCCGATGTGTTGGAAGAACTCAAACCCTATATGCAACTAGCAGAAACTCTAGGTAATCTAGTAGGACAGCTAGCCGGCGGACGGGTGGAAGTACTCAATATTCGACTACAAGGGGAACTCGCGACCAACAAAAGTCAGCCTTTAATCGTAGCTGCTCTCAAAGGACTACTTTACCAAGCTTTGCGGGAACGGGTGAATTACGTAAATGCCAGCATAGAAGCCAAAGAACGCGGAATTCGGGTAATTGAAACCCGCGATGCTTCCATTCGAGACTATGCCGGCACACTGCATCTAGAAGCCACGGGTACTTTAGGTACTCATTCTGTCACAGGCGCTTTGTTGGGTGAGCGGGAAATCCACCTCACCGACGTTGATGGTTTTCCGATTAACGTCCCACCCAGCAAATATATGTTGTTTACCCTACACCGCGATATGCCGGGGATTATCGGCAAACTCGGTTCCCTACTCGGCAGTTTTAATGTGAATATTGCCAGTATGCAAGTAGGTCGTAAAATCGTCCGTGGTGATGCCGTAATGGCTCTGAGTATAGATGACCCTTTACCAGAGGGCATTTTGGATGAGATTATTAAAGTCCCTGGTATTCGGGACGCGTATACAGTAACACTATGA
- a CDS encoding Uma2 family endonuclease: MLEYNLPRYLPSAEELPDSDETPVDNELQELIPGLLKAILLILWSERMDWLFAIDMGIYYHPDKPPIVPDGFLSLGVERFYDEELRPSYVLWDENVVPIFVLEVVSQNYRKEYTTKLDEYEALGVLYYVIYSSRRRRKPHLEVHKLVNGKYELQEGNPVWLPEIGLGIGCERGNYCGVTREWMYWYDKQGKRYLTPAEQVKQEAQRAQQEAQRAQQEAQRAQQETQRAQQAELRVQQLTEQLRALGIDPDNLG, from the coding sequence ATGTTAGAGTACAACTTGCCAAGGTACTTGCCCTCAGCCGAGGAACTACCAGACTCTGATGAAACGCCTGTGGATAATGAACTACAAGAATTGATACCAGGCTTGCTGAAGGCGATCCTGCTAATACTTTGGTCAGAACGCATGGATTGGCTCTTTGCCATAGATATGGGTATTTATTATCACCCTGATAAACCGCCCATTGTACCAGATGGGTTTTTGAGCTTAGGGGTAGAGCGGTTTTATGATGAAGAACTGCGTCCCAGTTATGTACTGTGGGATGAAAATGTTGTACCGATTTTCGTGCTAGAAGTAGTTTCCCAAAATTATCGCAAAGAATACACTACTAAGTTGGATGAATATGAGGCTTTAGGTGTACTTTATTACGTGATTTATTCCTCTCGTCGCCGTCGCAAACCACATCTGGAAGTACATAAGTTGGTTAATGGTAAGTATGAATTGCAAGAGGGAAATCCCGTTTGGCTACCAGAAATTGGCTTAGGAATTGGTTGCGAAAGGGGAAATTATTGTGGTGTAACGCGGGAATGGATGTATTGGTATGATAAGCAAGGAAAACGGTATCTTACGCCCGCAGAACAAGTAAAACAAGAAGCGCAACGCGCCCAACAAGAAGCGCAACGCGCCCAACAAGAAGCACAACGTGCTCAACAAGAAACACAACGCGCTCAACAAGCAGAATTACGGGTGCAACAATTGACAGAACAATTAAGAGCGCTGGGAATAGATCCAGATAATCTGGGTTAA